In a genomic window of Dermochelys coriacea isolate rDerCor1 chromosome 11, rDerCor1.pri.v4, whole genome shotgun sequence:
- the LOC119863589 gene encoding transcription factor 15-like: protein MKAGGGAASDPESGGGGGSSGSESSSDKSLPPAGGPGKRQRQRPRLSGLSKQRQAANARERDRTHSVNSAFSALRTLIPTEPADRKLSKIETLRLAASYIAHLANVLLLQQGEGAEQPCLQYQPRLQGGSAAAAPRPICTFCLGTQRKLNREGEKNLSI from the exons ATGAAGGCCGGCGGGGGGGCCGCATCCGACCCggagagcggcggcggcggcggcagcagcggcAGCGAGAGCAGCTCGGACAAGTCCCTGCCCCCCGCCGGGGGCCCGGGCAAGCGCCAGCGCCAGCGCCCCCGGCTGAGCGGGCTGAGCAAGCAGCGGCAGGCGGCCAACGCCCGGGAGAGGGACCGGACCCACAGCGTCAACTCCGCCTTCAGCGCGCTCCGCACGCTCATCCCCACCGAGCCCGCCGACCGCAAACTCTCCAAGATCGAGACGCTGCGCCTGGCCGCCAGCTACATCGCGCACCTGGCCAAcgtgctgctcctgcagcagggcgAGGGGGCGGAGCAGCCTTGCCTGCAGTACCAGCCCCGCCTGCAGGGCGGCAGCGCCGCGGCGGCCCCCCGGCCCATCTGCACCTTCTGCCTCGGTACCCAGAGGAAGCTG AacagagaaggggagaaaaactTGTCTATTTAA